The DNA region GACCATTTTACCAGCTATTACTCTCATCCATTCTGGTCAGTGAATACTGATGACAATGAAACCAGGGAGCTGTGAAGAAATTTTGCAAGCCCTTGTGTTAGTGACGCTGGTATGGCTTTCATGTGCTGGCAGTCCTGCCCCATTCACCTCTAAAAGAGAGAGTTATTTTAAATGATATGCATCTTCGTCCTTTTTCTTTGTTGGTCTTTGTTAAACTCTGCAgtcattttaaatctttatgcGAGTTAATTGCTTTAGCAGAAAAGCGTCGGCCGGAATGCGAGGAGAACAATTCTCTCTGACTTCTCATCCTGGTGGCGGCTGGAATATAGTAGTGGTTGTTTATTGCTCCGAAGCTGCCTGGTCACTGCAGCCTTTAAGTCGGGCCTGACATTCTTTATGAACTACACAACAATGTGAAAGCCATTACACTTCCAGTAAATTGCTTTGAAAACTTGATAgctgcaccaaaaaaaaaagaaaaaaaaaaaaagcaatttcagCATGAAATCATGGTACTTCCCAGTGAGGGCCTGGAGATAAGTCTCAACTGATGATGCGGTTTAAAAATAAAGACTAATTTCCTTTTAATCAGCAGCATAGACTGCACCGCCCAgagtgttaaatcactgttgcaGAAGTGATTTGAGGATGTAGGCGAGGGGGGGTGTAAGTGACATGTTCGGGGTCAGCTGCTCACGTGTGTGGACGGACACACAGACGCATCAActctctgctgtgttgtttttaagaGTTCCGTTGGCCATTAATGATTTAGTCTTACAGGCAGGACAGAAATATGACTGCTTATGACTAAAATATTGATGGCGTTGCATGAATTATTAATAGGGCTGATTTCTGGAATAAAGATGCAGTTGACCTACTGTAGTCAGAGGTGAGGTACAGTGGTCCCGCTGTTTCGTTCGATGGATTGCGGTGGCATCGCCGCTTTTCACGGGgatgctttttcttttcctctctttggGGAAAAGTGTTTCTCTGTGCGCAGGAACGTGTCTCACCCTGTGGCTTTGTGAGTCTGCGACAAATACTCATCTGTTCCTCGAGATATGCATGTATGAATGAGAGGGACTTGTACCGAGGCCATCCCGCCAGTGATGTGTTTATTCTTTAAACAACTACATTGCCCACAGATTGTTAGATAGTCAGCTGACAGAGTCGCAGCCTAGCTCCTATGCACAGCACTCTTTTGCCAAAACAACCTGCATGCTTTTaaatctgtttgtgtttgtgctgcctCCAGATGAATTTAATTTGGCACCGAGGAGCGGGTAGTTTGTGCAAATCTTAGTATGCTCTTGGATCCGGCAGACAGAGTATTGGAACAGAGACATGGCACGTAAACAGTCGAATTAATGCTCGTCGCGATGACTGTAAAGGATTGATGAATTTCTGTTTGCATTAACTAAATGTACCTTTGCGAAGTTCAATTAAAACGCTCCTCTAATCGCCTCCTCGTCTCCTTTCCTAACTTGTTCCCTTGAAGATTCATAAACCCCCAGGTTGTCTCTCATCAGCTTGAATATTCACAGTCTCCTCTCGTCTCCTCGTTTTGTGGCAGTTAGTAAACCATCACATCAGGTTTCACTGCCGGCTGAGTTCTCGGGCTTCGCGATTGTCCTCTCTCAACTTCGTCCTCATTCCTCCCTCGCAAATTAGTGGGGCATTGGATTGATTTTTCACCCTTTTTTTCGTTTTATCTTAACATGACCCTCTGCAGAGCGCTTGACGGcgctgaggtttttttttttttttatggagcTGTGATAGATAGATATGGAGTTCTGGAGATGAGTTTGACTTGAAGCTAGAGGCAAAGGAGACAGTAATACATGCTAATGACTCGCAAAAATGAGGCCCTAGAGGTGCACAAAGAGTTTGGGCGACAGGAAAAATTGTCCAGCGCAGGCATGTTTCAAGGAAGGACAAAGAACAAAAGGAGATTATTCTTAAGCGTTTAGGCCGCGGCTAAGTTTACTGGCTTGGGCTGCTTCGTCCTTCTCATGGGTCAAGAGGACAGGGGTGCAgggggggggagggaggggtgaaCAGATAGTATCTCCCTCCTCAAGGGATGGAGGGAAGCTGAGGGGATAGAGAGGTAAGCACAGTGAGGAAATGGAAAAATAGAGGGATGGAGATAGGAGTGAGTGGTGAGGAGAGACTAtagagtgggggggggggcaggaaGGGAGAAAATGGAGGAGAGGTGTTTATTCCTTTGATAGGAGTGGGGAAATATTTAGGATAGATAAGATAGGGAagacttgtttttttccagcagctgtgatttgtttacatttaaattttcaCCTGAATAAATTGGGCATATAACACACAGGGCGGATAAATATCTCTCCGCTCACAACAATCCTTTCGCAAAGCTTAGTGTTTCAGTTGCATTGTGGGCCACGGGGTGAATACCTGGGTTTAGATGGCAGGTATAGATGAAACAGATTTAAGGCTGTAAAGAGATTAGCCATAATCTATCGCTGAAAGCAGGGGGCTTTGAGTAACATCATGCACAAGCACAATGGAAGTCTGCAGAATTTGGATTGTGCAGGGCTGGatagtgtgtgagtgagagtgtacgtgtgtgtgtgtgtctctaaaTGATGAGGTTGAGTCCCAAGCCGCCAGCTAATGGTTTCCATAGATTTATTGGCAGCACCGGGGGTACTTTGTTTTAGACTCACGAGACAAGTCGCAATATGTCACCTACTCAACCAGCCTACAGACATCAGACTTAACACCAGATCTGTCTGAATGGCTGTCAGGATGTACATTGGAATGTGTGCAGGAGAGGAATGGAAATGAGGAAAAACAGAGCggtagaaaaacaacaaagtgtTAGCTAATGTGAGTGACAGAGAGGCcttaaagctgcagtgtgtAAAATTAAGGGGTATTTAGTGACTTCTGGTtagaattctttcagtgttcattgttcaggacaGTTTCACATACAAATAAAGTGCTTGGCACATCAGAGATGGGCTGCTAACCTAGCACCTGCCAATGTGTGATCACCTTTCTGCTCTtcacccttcagacatggtacctagaccctagtgtttccaccgcaaacagtactctttcatgtgggtggtgctgttgtcactcactgctccatctaGCACtctctgtatttcctcctttatcagtctgcaccttgtttatcgtccacagaagaggttgcatgctgacattttcagtacaaaatacaacaggctgcagtgagagtctctctccatgggatatttaaaaatagtgggtttgtgcatttagtccttctcaggcaagcgcaggggtttagtgttgccagagcccacagAAGCGGTGCTCCACCatgcttttttcccctccaagtgaggattgTAATATGTGCAATTCACATGATATACATAAaagcttgaagatccactcattactaaaagtgtacaacatccaagagagacaataaaagcaaaagtaatggtcaaagttatCATAGTGAAATTTTAGGTGTGCTGATGTATTTACACAGCGAACAACTCATACATCCAAGTAACATACCAAGTTCCGCCAGCCCAGtaaattgaattattttttttctcagattaCAGCTGCTTCAAGAGGCAGCAAACCATGtattcattttatagttaaagTTTActatatgtaaaactctccacagtatgtacagtggttacatgagcttcaaaaccagccacagctcagccctgagcagagtgaccatcctctattgaccaatcaacggactgcagtgttcacagctccacctattagtaccagatctgtgtgccaggtaccccaacagaggggggagcaaaaatggggacagtacggaacggttccattggtaccatccacaacttttcacagtgaaaacgGAAAAAAGCGCACCGAACTGAGCTgaaccgtactgcttggtggaaacggggctttaacATTCAGATTTTCAGGAGGTTTCTACCAGGAGCTTAATTATCCGCAGAGATTATAAATGACCTTTAGTCAAGCAGGTAAATACgctgaaaaaagcagtttcacgtcaAAAACATTGGTGTTTTTCTGACGCTCTCATCTTGGAAGGGCTACTTAGTACAGCAGCCTATGTGTAAATGCGAAAgcgcaaatggccctatcgtgagccagtgtttggttttaccgttctgggctactgtacaaaCACGGTGGTGCAACATAGTGATCTGTGAGACGAGTACTtgctccctttgtagatataaacatctCATTCTTGTTTTCAAGTGATtagaaactaaagaaaacacacatattatattccgtttctgtcaatatatccccctacaccctgcacactgaacctttaagtaCTGGTTCAGTGAAACCACAACCGGTGTTTGGTGGTCGATTCCACCCATGGATATTGGATATGCCTCGCTATAACCACCTGTGAAATCACAGCACAGAGCATTTGAAGCCTTTAGGCAAAGTACTTGTCTCTCCAACAATAGTGTTTTCATAACCAGCCAACTGGGAGGAGATCTAAAGAGAGAGGCAGGAGCACTAATCAATAGGAGAGGGCGGACCGGTGTCAAACggcaaataaacaaacaagccATTATCCtgacgcacactcacacacacaccagggtATGTATAAATGCAAAGACAGAGATGCACGAAGGCTTGGTAAATGTATaataaaatatgtgtgttaatgtgcgTGATTGTATGCAAGTGGCGGAGCAGAAACCAAGTCATTCCTATTCACACTGACTCTCTCcgctgcgtctgtgtgtgtgtgaagtgttcCCATGCAAACAGGCTAACTACGTGTCTGTGACAGCTTCGCACATTTATGATAAATGTgggtgtatgttttttttttttacttgtttggaaaaagatggtgaaaataaaagaaaggcaggagcagaggagagactGTGGCTGGTGTAAACACTGATATTACTGTATTGATCAAACCCTCATATCTGGTGGCAGTTAGATGGCCCACGGGCGTGACTCCGTGTGTGAGCGTGTTAAAGTGATCTGTGCATCATCTGCTGGGTATGCACGTGCGCATTTGTCTACGTGTGTGCGTGCTTTATCTCCCTCTGTCaacaatttgtgtgtgtgtgtgtgtgtgtgtgtgtgtgtgtgtgtgcgtgtgttgaaGTTTGTTCTGGGCAGCGCTGGTGACAGAGCGGGGGAGAAGGAGAAGTGCTATCGATTTTTAGCCCAGCCATGCTAGAGAAAGATCTGTTTGGGTGGAACTGTGATTACCTCCCTTTCTCACCCacctctctctccgtctccctcCCCTCACCCTTTCACTTAGCATACATGCAGTATCTATCTATCCGTCCAACATCTCACCCGTCTCAATCGTTAGGCCTAAACAAAGCGTGTGATGTGCTCTCGCTGTCGTCTATTTCTGGATGCCAGCACGTCTGGGAGAGAATATGTTTCAGATTTTTTGCAGCTTAGAAATGGTGCGTTTATATTCTAAGTATACCACACTTTCCACATTgggattttgtgtgtttgtgcgcagccacatgtgtgtttgtgcctgtgtgCACTTTCTAAAACAATGGCAATAGTATCTGAGGTTTTAAAAGATTTAGGAGTGAATCAGTTGCCTGGTTACAggagtctgtttgtttggttgcaGTTTGCATGCACACAatcccgcacacacacacacacacacacacacacacacacacataaccacaccTATAAATATGcatgcacatacatgcacatagaaatatttttcattttcagaagGTATGTATAATGTAAAACATGCCCCATTTACTAACAAACTTAATCCCGACTGCTAAGTACGACGGACTGTCTGACTGGCGCAATCTGACCCCAGATCAGcgttcatctgtctgtctgcacatctgtctgtctctctgctcacCAGCTTGTCAGTCCTCCTCTCAGGCCTGTGAGAATGGAACAGACGGCAACACAAAGGCAATCTGTGTTTCTCAGTGTGCGTAGTGagataaacagataaatgaTTAGTTGCAATAGAGGAGAGGGAGTCTTAGTGTCATCATtatgagggagagagggatcgGGATTAAAAGACCAGCATTGTGTCTAACAGATTATTgggtccatgtgtgtgtgtgtgtgtgtgtgagagagagagagagtgcctGCATGTGTGGTTGGCTGGTTTTCTCATTACAGGATTAAAGAGCATCTGGTTCAATGTTCCTACTCAACCCTGCCATTCAAAGTCACGGGGGAAATAATACAATGTTGTCTCATGTAGGTGAACTGCATGTGCTTGTCCATGTGTGTCCATGTATCTGTgtctatatatgtgtgtgtgcgcgcatgacACATACATGATCGTGCACGCATGTCAACTGGGAGAACAGATATGGATTGAATGGAAGTGGACACGGGCAGAAATGAAATTGCTGCGTCTGGAGCCTGTGTCACAGAGAGTGGAGAAGCTTGTATTGTGGGCTCTCTGTGTGAAAAACTCTTGACTCAAATCTATTTCTGGTTATATAATGAAAGGTGGACTGCGAAGGGCTTAGCTGGATCTGTTGGTGAGTACAAAGCCAAGAAAGTGATGGGAGAGAGAGGTGGAAGGAGACAGTGAGAGCAGGCATcatgtagatagatagatagatagatagatagatagatagatggatggatgatagtATAGACAATAAAGGTCCTAATGCTGTTATAGATTTCCTGTCTAATTGGCCCATTGTAGGATGTAGCAGCACAGTGCATCACATTAAGTGTCTAAGTGGTTGACACTGTAAGCTCAATTATCTGATGCACTGAGGGCATGACCTTAAACTATCTATATTTTCCTGtctactgtctgtctgtgatcaGTGTTAAGTTCACTGAtgaaaactatgatgaaaattTTGCGTCAAAGACCTTTTTTCCACGACTAAAACGAGACGATAACGAGCTAAAAATGGATCTTGGTAATAAAAGCCTAGACAAAATCTATGCTTCATTTTCATTGTCGAGACAAGACGTGACGAAATtgtgcttgtaattatcttcaaatgctgcatgagTGACCGACTggcaaactccagtaaatagtctgcgccaggatgttttgctagccagcaaaaacactaatgctgcattcacatggaatcaggcaaaCGGCAGATGGCAAACCGGATGTCATGTTAGTGGACGAGAGAAGGACCGTAAAACTTGGGCGAGGCCGGCAGAGATTCCGTCCACGGCAGACGGCAATGCTGTCCAAAGataaattattttaacttttaccaTTCACTGGCCACGGAATACTCAACCGGATGTGACGTAgttccaaaacagaaaagaaaacatggctgAACTCCACAACGAAAAGCTAGTGCTTTTGTTGCAGCAGCACCCAGAATTATATGACCAAACTTTAAAACCCTACCGTGATGCTTCCAAGAAGGCGTACATATGGGAGGAATGGGTGGAATACCAGGTACGTAATATGAAACGTAACGTTATGAATTGCTTTATTAGCTTAGTGAGCTatctggctaacgttagctctctGTAGCCCAAAAACATCACCATAGCAACAATCACATGTCACGAGTCACATGTGTCAGCAGATGTCTCCCGTTTGCTGCCTGCcatctgcctgattccatgtgaatgcagcataacaCTGGAGCAGCGTCAGCCATTGGTAGTAAATAGAAGTAGCAGTAAAGAagcagttgtgtgtgtctgactgtggatggtggcgGTGCTTAATGGATTTATGGAGTTTGTTTGTTACAGCAGTGGCTGGTAGCTGCTGAACggcagcggagcaagcagccaccggCCGCCGGACTTCACATCTGATCCCTGCAggactaaaactaaacattcatGTTGCAGTGCATTTAATTAAATGACTATGATATAACTATGCAAAATAAACAGTCATACAAAGTAATTTagaaaatgaataacatttctgtttattgaaagcagaaaaataataagTACCAGGCCTATGTCTCTAAAAACATGGGACACAACATGTCCCTACAAGACCAATATATTACAGTCTCCACTGTCTTGAACAATCATTTTCAAATAGGAATATAATTGAACAACAGCTTTAGCTTTTTAGCCTTTTCTTGTAAATCACTGAACTGTGTTTACATTAATTTCAGCTGAAACATTAACCATACAGAGCAGAACATGCTCCAAAGTGCCAGACATTTCACGCCTAGGCCTCCAATACATTCATCACTGCTAACGGGAGCTAAACAGCGCCACCCTACCCTCAATGTAACACAATGCTGATTTGTGGTCAGTAGAGGAAGTgcacaaaaacagaagaaaggaCGCGCACATCCCCAAAAGCCCGTTTGGGTTGGGTGCTGGATCTAAAAAATCAACAATGAACAGAAAAATGATGAATCCGCACACCAAAATGAGCTCCCGTGCAATTTAATAGCGTGACGTTTCGAGCTCTAcgctcttcctcagactgctGAATATTATTGTGGAGTCGCCATCTTAAATACCCATAATGCACAGGTTACACCACGTGCTACAGCAGGTAAACATTTCTGCCGGTTTGTTTGAGAGGGTCACCTAATACATGCGATTCAGTACAAATACATGATATATAAAAgaataatatgaaaaataacatgaaaaaattattattataagaagTATCTATGTATGCACGTGAAGCTGCAATAGCCTGCCACATAAATATCAGAAGATACAATATATGAGCCAGGTCATCGCAGCTCCACATGGATATAATCAAATACACAACATGTCGCATATCCATCCAAAAACCATAGCCGTGATGTAACAAATACATATAATGATACACATATAAtgatacacatatatacacatacatacacccaTATACTCATGatacactatatatatatataataattataaagtATGTGTACCTCACATAGATGAGTACTCCATAATAGGACTCAGGCACTTAGGCCATCATACTGTACTACCTATAAGAGGCGCCTCTCTTTAACTGACTGCTCAGTCCTGTCAAAGGTATATAACACCAGAAAATCACAGTATAATAAGATAAGAACATTATATAATAACAAAGTATAATAACAAAGACATGATAACAATCAAGGATTCAGGACCTGaatgaaaatgtgtatttaaagaaaatgtgtatttaaagaAAAGGACGAATATCAAAGACACAGGGACACCCCCAGGGAGACCCATTGTTGCAGCAATAGGGTCAGTTACTGAAAAAATCTCAGCTTTTGTGGACTATTTCCTTCAACCTCTGGCCAGTACATTGCCATCATACACCAAAGATTCTATGGATTTTATTAAGACCATTAAGGCAATACAAGATTTGGAGGACACACACTCCCTGGTCACCATGGACATCGAGGCCCTATACACGAATGTTCCTTTTGATGGGGGCTTACGAGCTGCTAAATTCTTTTTGGACCATAGACGTGAATGTAATCCCACTACAGATTGCATCTTGGACCTCATAAAAGAAGTACTGACCtctaattattttctttatggTAATGATTTCTTCCTTCAGGTCTCAGGTGTTGCCATGGGATCTAAGATGTCCCCCACTTTTGCTTCCCTGTATGTTGGACTCTTCGAACATGAACTGATTTTCAACCAACTAGAGAATCCATTTCTCCAATACATCTCACATTGGAAGAGGTACCTGGAcgatgtgttttttatttggaaAGGACCTGAATATCTTTTACAGGAGTTCCACACTTTCATCAACACCAGGAATCGACATCTGCAATTCACCATGTCGGTTGATAAGACTAAAATGAACTTCTTGGACATAAtggtgataaaagaagaggaccACCTGAAAACTGACTTATATCGTAAACCCACCGACAAAAACTCTTTGCTTCATGGTGACTCATATCATCCGACATCTCTTAAGAAAAGCCTCCCGATCTCACAGTTCAATAGAATCAGGCGGATTTGCAGCTCCGATGAGGCTTTTATTGTACAATCTAATGAACTGATGAACCGTTTCAGAAAAAGAGGATATAAGGAGCCTTGGATCCAGGAGGCTGTGTCACGTTTTAGCAACATGTCTCAAACGGAATGCCTCACCAACACCAGACCAAGGCAGCGAACAGGGGGTGATCTGTGCCATACAATACTCACCTGTTGCCAAGGATATCACCAAGACAATTAAACAACATTGGCACATTATTGACTCAGACCCAACCCTGAAGGACATTTTTATCAAACCTCCTAGGGTGGTCTATAAAAGACCTCCCAATCTGCGCAACATGCTGGTGAGAGCTgatctccctcctcctcctcccccctcacATTTCCTGGGCTCAATAGCTTCTGGGAATTACCCTTGTGGTCGCTGCCAACAATGCCACTTTACACAAAAAACTGTTTCTTTTAACCACCCACATACAGGTAAAAAATATAACGTTAAAGGTATTATTACATGTTCCACAACCAATGTCatttacatgttaaaatgtccatgtGGACTAGCATACATCGGTAAGACCACCAGAGCTTTAAAGACTAGAATAGCCGAACATCGCAGCACCATTAGGAATGAAGTTACCTCGAGCCCAGTGGCGGTACATTTCTCTGCAGCAAGACACAACATTTCTACCCTCAGATATGTGGGTATTGAAACATTGAAATGTCCACGGAGAGGGGGTGATATTAACTCTTTATTATTGAAGGGGAAGCATTTTGGATACATACATTGGGCACATTGGCCCCTAAAGGCCTTAATGAAGACTTTGATATTCGTCCTTTtctttaaatacacattttctttaaatacacattttcattCAGGTCCTGAATCCTTGATTGTTATCATGTCTTTGTTATTATACTTTGTTATTATATAATGTTCTTATCTTATTATACTGTGATTTTCTGGTGTTATATACCTTTGACAGGACTGAGCAGTCAGTTAAAGAGAGGCGCTTCTTATAGGTAGTACAGTATGATGGCCTAAGTGCCTGAGTCCTATTATGGAGTACTCATCTATGTGAGGTACACATactttataattattatatatatatatatagtgtatCATGAGTATAtgggtgtatgtatgtgtatatatgtgtatcaTTATATG from Epinephelus fuscoguttatus linkage group LG3, E.fuscoguttatus.final_Chr_v1 includes:
- the LOC125883384 gene encoding uncharacterized protein LOC125883384, whose product is MSVDKTKMNFLDIMVIKEEDHLKTDLYRKPTDKNSLLHEKEDIRSLGSRRLCHVLATCLKRNASPTPDQGSEQGVICAIQYSPVAKDITKTIKQHWHIIDSDPTLKDIFIKPPRVVYKRPPNLRNMLVRADLPPPPPPSHFLGSIASGNYPCGRCQQCHFTQKTVSFNHPHTGKKYNVKGIITCSTTNVIYMLKCPCGLAYIGKTTRALKTRIAEHRSTIRNEVTSSPVAVHFSAARHNISTLRYVGIETLKCPRRGGDINSLLLKGKHFGYIHWSALQVCQFSFEKPGGEKGEGDKDGEREQEREMEDDGSQNGALLSGRVFTRMG